A part of Micromonospora chersina genomic DNA contains:
- a CDS encoding ABC transporter ATP-binding protein — translation MTDTHPAVELAGLTKTFGPVTAVDGLDLRIAPGEVVAFLGPNGAGKTTTVDMLLGLARPDAGTVRLFGGTPADAVRLGRVAAVMQTGGLLKDLTVAETVRMTAHFYGHTRPAAEVLERAGIADIADRPVGKCSGGQQQRLRFALALLPDPDLMVLDEPTTGMDVEGRRDFWQAIRADARSGRTVLFATHYLDEADAYADRIVLVRQGRVVADGTTAEIKNLAAGRVVRATLPGADQAALAALPGVQSVEVRGDAVLVHTEDSDAVARHLLTRTDARDLEITSRNLEEAFLALTTTAA, via the coding sequence ATGACCGACACCCACCCTGCCGTCGAGCTCGCCGGACTCACCAAGACCTTCGGCCCGGTGACCGCCGTCGACGGGCTCGACCTCCGCATCGCCCCGGGCGAGGTGGTGGCCTTCCTCGGCCCCAACGGCGCCGGCAAGACCACCACCGTGGACATGCTGCTCGGGCTGGCCCGGCCGGACGCCGGCACCGTCCGGCTCTTCGGCGGCACTCCCGCCGACGCCGTCCGGCTCGGCCGGGTCGCCGCCGTGATGCAGACCGGCGGCCTGCTCAAGGACCTCACCGTCGCCGAGACGGTACGGATGACCGCCCACTTCTACGGCCACACGCGGCCGGCCGCCGAGGTGCTGGAGCGGGCCGGCATCGCCGACATCGCCGACCGGCCGGTGGGCAAGTGCTCCGGCGGCCAGCAGCAGCGGCTGCGCTTCGCCCTGGCGCTGCTGCCCGACCCCGACCTCATGGTGCTCGACGAGCCGACCACCGGGATGGACGTCGAGGGGCGCCGGGACTTCTGGCAGGCCATCCGGGCCGACGCCCGCTCCGGCCGCACCGTCCTGTTCGCCACCCACTACCTCGACGAGGCCGACGCGTACGCGGACCGGATCGTGCTGGTCCGCCAGGGCCGGGTCGTCGCCGACGGCACCACCGCCGAGATCAAGAACCTGGCCGCCGGTCGGGTCGTCCGGGCCACCCTGCCCGGCGCCGACCAGGCCGCCCTGGCGGCTCTGCCCGGCGTGCAGTCGGTCGAGGTGCGCGGCGACGCCGTGCTGGTCCACACCGAGGACTCCGACGCCGTCGCCCGGCACCTGCTCACCCGGACCGACGCCCGGGACCTGGAGATCACCTCGCGCAACCTCGAAGAGGCCTTCCTCGCCCTGACCACCACCGCCGCCTGA